One Streptococcus gallolyticus subsp. gallolyticus DSM 16831 DNA window includes the following coding sequences:
- the dinB gene encoding DNA polymerase IV yields MLIFPLINDTSRKIIHIDMDAFFASVEERDNPDLKGKPVIIGSDPRKTGGRGVVSTCNYEARKFGVHSAMSSKEAYERCPQAVFISGNYQKYRKVGMQIREIFKRYTDLVEPMSIDEAYLDVTENKLGIKSAIKIAKMIQYDIWQEVHLTCSAGVSYNKFLAKLASDFEKPKGLTLILPEDAQDFLKKLPIEKFYGVGKRSVEKLHQLGVFTGADLLEIPEMTLIDLFGRFGYDLYRKARGISNSPVKSNRIRKSIGSERTYGKLLYEEDDVKSEISKNAQRVVDTLQRNHKVGRTIVLKVRYSDFSTLTKRITLDDVTNDFEVIDQVAKTIYDSLDESKLGVRLLGVTVTGLEDNIQPLNLFDN; encoded by the coding sequence ATGTTGATTTTTCCTTTAATTAATGACACTTCTCGAAAAATTATTCATATTGATATGGATGCCTTTTTTGCGTCGGTAGAAGAGCGGGATAATCCAGACTTGAAAGGTAAGCCTGTCATTATCGGTTCTGATCCACGAAAAACAGGTGGACGTGGTGTTGTTTCAACTTGTAATTATGAAGCCAGAAAATTTGGTGTTCATTCAGCCATGTCCTCAAAAGAAGCTTATGAGCGTTGTCCGCAAGCCGTTTTTATCTCAGGTAATTATCAAAAATACCGAAAAGTCGGTATGCAGATTCGTGAGATTTTCAAGCGTTATACGGATTTGGTTGAACCCATGTCCATTGATGAAGCTTATTTAGATGTCACTGAAAATAAACTCGGCATCAAATCAGCTATTAAAATTGCCAAAATGATTCAATATGATATTTGGCAAGAAGTTCACTTAACCTGCTCGGCAGGTGTCTCTTATAACAAATTTTTAGCTAAACTCGCTTCGGATTTTGAAAAACCGAAAGGATTAACTTTAATTTTACCAGAAGATGCCCAAGATTTTCTAAAAAAACTTCCTATTGAGAAATTTTACGGTGTCGGAAAACGGTCTGTTGAAAAATTGCATCAACTGGGTGTTTTTACGGGAGCAGATTTGTTGGAAATTCCTGAAATGACCTTGATCGATCTTTTTGGTCGCTTTGGCTATGATTTGTACCGTAAGGCGCGTGGCATTTCAAATTCGCCAGTCAAGTCTAACCGCATTCGCAAATCAATTGGAAGTGAGCGAACTTATGGTAAATTATTATATGAAGAAGATGATGTCAAATCGGAAATTTCAAAGAATGCCCAGCGAGTGGTTGACACGCTTCAACGTAATCATAAAGTTGGTCGGACAATTGTCTTAAAAGTGCGTTATTCGGATTTTTCAACCTTAACCAAACGAATAACCCTTGATGATGTCACCAATGATTTTGAAGTGATTGACCAAGTTGCTAAAACGATTTACGATAGCTTAGACGAGTCAAAATTAGGTGTTCGCTTGTTGGGGGTGACTGTCACAGGTTTAGAGGATAATATCCAACCCTTGAATTTATTTGACAATTAA
- the pflB gene encoding formate C-acetyltransferase, which produces MATVKTNTDVFEKAWEGFKGTDWKEKASVSRFVQANYTPYDGDESFLAPATERSLKVKKIIEETKAHYEETHFPMDTRPTSIADIPAGYISKDDELIYGIQNDELFKLNFMPKGGIRMAETALKEHGYEPDPAVHEIFTKHVTTVNDGIFRAYTSNIRRARHAHTVTGLPDAYSRGRIIGVYARLALYGADYLMKEKANDWNAITEIDEESIRLREEVNLQYQALGEVVKLGDLYGVDVRKPAMNVKEAIQWVNIAFMAVCRVINGAATSLGRVPIVLDIFAERDLARGTFTESEIQEFVDDFVLKLRTVKFARTKAYDELYSGDPTFITTSMAGMGADGRHRVTKMDYRFLNTLDNIGNAPEPNLTVLWTDKLPYSFRRYCMKMSHKHSSIQYEGVTTMAKDGYGEMSCISCCVSPLDPENEEQRHNIQYFGARVNVLKALLTGLNGGYDDVHKDYKVFDIDPVRDEVLDFETVKANFEKSLDWLTSTYVDALNIIHYMTDKYNYEAVQMAFLPTKQRANMGFGICGFANTVDTLSAIKYATVKPIRDENGYIYDYETTGDYPRWGEDDPRSNELAEWLVEAYTTRLRSHKLYKDAEATVSLLTITSNVAYSKQTGNSPVHKGVYLNEDGTVNLSKLEFFSPGANPSNKARGGWLQNLNSLASLDFSYAADGISLTTQVSPRALGKTFDEQVDNLVTILDGYFENGGQHVNLNVMDLKDVYDKIMSGEDVIVRISGYCVNTKYLTKEQKTELTQRVFHEVLSMDDAAEAVAGK; this is translated from the coding sequence ATGGCGACTGTTAAAACTAATACAGATGTTTTTGAAAAAGCCTGGGAAGGCTTTAAAGGTACTGACTGGAAAGAAAAAGCCAGCGTTTCTCGTTTCGTACAAGCTAACTACACACCTTATGATGGTGATGAAAGCTTCTTAGCTCCTGCTACAGAACGTTCACTTAAAGTGAAAAAAATCATTGAAGAAACTAAAGCTCACTACGAAGAAACTCATTTCCCAATGGATACTCGTCCAACATCAATCGCAGATATTCCTGCCGGCTATATTTCAAAAGACGACGAACTAATCTACGGTATTCAAAATGATGAGTTATTCAAACTGAATTTCATGCCAAAAGGCGGAATTCGTATGGCAGAAACAGCTCTCAAGGAACATGGCTATGAACCTGACCCAGCTGTTCACGAAATTTTTACAAAACACGTAACTACAGTAAATGACGGTATCTTCCGTGCTTATACATCAAATATCCGTCGTGCACGTCACGCACACACTGTAACTGGACTTCCAGATGCTTACTCTCGTGGGCGTATCATCGGTGTTTATGCTCGTCTTGCTCTTTACGGTGCTGACTACTTGATGAAAGAAAAAGCCAACGACTGGAATGCAATTACTGAAATTGATGAAGAATCAATTCGTCTTCGTGAAGAAGTTAACTTGCAATACCAAGCACTTGGTGAAGTTGTCAAACTTGGTGACCTTTACGGTGTTGATGTCCGCAAACCAGCGATGAACGTTAAAGAAGCTATCCAATGGGTAAATATCGCATTTATGGCTGTTTGTCGTGTTATCAACGGTGCTGCAACTTCTCTTGGACGTGTGCCAATTGTTCTTGATATCTTTGCAGAACGTGACCTTGCTCGTGGTACATTTACAGAATCAGAAATCCAAGAATTCGTTGATGATTTTGTCTTGAAACTTCGTACTGTAAAATTCGCACGTACAAAAGCTTACGACGAACTTTACTCAGGTGACCCAACATTCATCACAACTTCTATGGCTGGTATGGGTGCTGACGGACGTCACCGTGTTACTAAAATGGACTACCGTTTCTTGAACACACTTGATAATATTGGTAATGCTCCAGAACCAAACTTGACAGTTCTCTGGACTGACAAATTGCCATATTCATTCCGTCGCTACTGTATGAAAATGTCACACAAACACTCTTCAATCCAATACGAAGGTGTGACAACAATGGCTAAAGACGGTTATGGTGAAATGTCATGTATCTCATGTTGTGTATCACCACTTGACCCAGAAAATGAAGAACAACGTCACAACATCCAATACTTTGGTGCTCGTGTAAACGTCCTTAAAGCTCTTCTTACTGGTTTGAACGGTGGTTACGACGATGTTCACAAAGACTACAAAGTCTTTGATATTGACCCTGTCCGTGACGAAGTTCTTGACTTTGAAACTGTCAAAGCTAACTTTGAAAAATCACTTGATTGGTTGACTTCAACTTACGTAGATGCCCTTAACATCATTCACTACATGACTGATAAGTACAACTACGAAGCTGTCCAAATGGCATTCTTACCAACAAAACAACGTGCTAACATGGGATTCGGTATCTGTGGTTTTGCAAATACTGTTGATACCTTGTCAGCAATCAAATACGCTACTGTTAAACCAATCCGTGATGAAAATGGTTACATCTACGATTACGAAACAACTGGTGATTACCCTCGTTGGGGTGAAGATGACCCTCGTTCAAACGAATTGGCAGAATGGTTGGTAGAAGCATACACTACTCGTCTTCGTAGCCACAAACTCTACAAGGATGCAGAAGCTACTGTATCACTTCTTACAATCACTTCAAACGTTGCTTATTCTAAACAAACTGGTAACTCTCCAGTCCACAAAGGTGTTTACCTTAACGAAGATGGCACTGTGAACCTTTCTAAACTTGAATTCTTCTCTCCAGGTGCTAATCCATCTAACAAAGCTCGTGGTGGTTGGTTGCAAAATCTTAACTCGCTTGCAAGCCTTGACTTCTCATACGCTGCAGATGGTATCTCACTTACAACTCAAGTTTCTCCACGTGCCCTTGGTAAGACATTCGATGAACAAGTTGATAACTTGGTAACTATCCTTGATGGTTACTTCGAAAACGGTGGACAACACGTTAACTTGAACGTTATGGACCTTAAAGATGTCTATGACAAGATTATGAGTGGTGAAGATGTTATCGTTCGTATCTCTGGTTACTGTGTCAACACTAAATATCTTACAAAAGAGCAAAAAACTGAATTGACACAACGTGTCTTCCACGAAGTCCTTTCAATGGACGACGCTGCTGAAGCCGTTGCTGGAAAATAA
- a CDS encoding GNAT family N-acetyltransferase, with protein sequence MKIKQTRNTLSDTYLDAVRIRQLVFVKGQGVPMSLEIDENEAYCLHFVLYDEKGQAAATCRILPNKDHSEATLQRMAVLPAYQGQNLGKLLLEDVIQFCQKQGFKRMVLHAQLTAKGFYDKLGFTYFGEEFEEAGIMHISMEKSL encoded by the coding sequence ATGAAAATCAAACAGACACGAAATACATTATCAGATACATATCTAGACGCTGTCAGAATCCGCCAATTAGTCTTTGTTAAGGGACAAGGTGTGCCAATGTCGCTTGAAATCGACGAGAACGAGGCTTATTGCCTTCATTTTGTCCTTTATGATGAGAAAGGTCAAGCTGCCGCTACCTGCCGTATTTTGCCAAATAAAGACCATAGTGAAGCGACACTACAACGTATGGCGGTACTACCAGCCTATCAAGGACAAAATCTTGGAAAACTTCTCTTAGAGGATGTGATTCAATTCTGTCAAAAACAAGGCTTTAAACGCATGGTATTACACGCGCAATTAACAGCAAAAGGTTTCTACGACAAGCTTGGCTTTACTTACTTCGGCGAAGAATTTGAAGAAGCTGGTATCATGCACATCAGTATGGAAAAATCATTATAA
- a CDS encoding DUF1269 domain-containing protein, with protein sequence MANVLTVVFDVESEAYQAFSELKSFKQDNDTQIAQIALVKNEDGKITIKDSIDFDDASRDYATVGGIIGGLLGILSGPIGVIIGYGIGSLAGAASGSMTDASDNSLIEEVTTKLLDGDVAVIALVHEEDESILNHVFAPYKTNIMRWDALALAREVELAGQVQDELYDKVQEDLNERRLNHLKEQGNDIADAIKATFRRLRGKE encoded by the coding sequence ATGGCAAATGTACTAACTGTTGTTTTTGATGTTGAAAGCGAAGCCTACCAAGCTTTTTCAGAACTAAAATCATTCAAGCAGGATAATGATACACAAATTGCACAGATTGCATTGGTGAAAAATGAAGATGGTAAAATCACTATCAAAGATTCTATTGACTTTGATGATGCTAGTCGTGATTATGCAACTGTTGGCGGTATTATCGGCGGTCTGTTGGGCATTTTGAGCGGTCCTATCGGTGTTATTATTGGTTATGGTATCGGTAGTCTTGCTGGTGCAGCAAGTGGAAGCATGACTGATGCGAGTGACAATAGCTTGATTGAAGAAGTGACAACAAAATTGCTTGATGGTGATGTTGCCGTTATTGCTCTAGTTCACGAAGAAGATGAAAGTATTTTAAACCATGTCTTTGCTCCTTATAAAACGAATATTATGCGTTGGGATGCCCTTGCTCTCGCACGTGAAGTTGAGCTTGCAGGACAAGTCCAAGATGAATTGTACGATAAAGTTCAAGAAGATTTGAACGAACGTCGTCTAAATCATCTCAAAGAACAAGGAAATGACATCGCAGATGCTATTAAAGCAACTTTCCGACGCCTAAGAGGAAAAGAATAA
- a CDS encoding serine hydrolase domain-containing protein: MTNLLEIINNQINRNIYHGASLALFKDGQWSEHYIGTIDGVTPVKSGLIYDLASVSKVVGVGTVIISLLYQGKLELDAPLVRYYPDFHESSVTLRQLLTHSSGINPFIPNRDNLNAAELKEAINHITVESKKEFLYTDINFLLLGFMLEEIYGKSLDVIFKDEVFQPFGMTNTGFGPVKNAVPTVAGIGDGLVHDPKAKVLGVHSGSAGLFSNLQDLEKFCQHYLTDDFASDIWQNFSQANKERSLAWNKEGDWLDHTGYTGTYVTINRKEQKAAIFLTNRTYAYDDRPLWIEERQRISQWIQQNY, translated from the coding sequence ATGACAAACTTGTTAGAAATTATTAATAACCAGATCAATCGCAATATTTACCATGGAGCTAGTTTAGCTCTTTTTAAAGACGGTCAATGGTCAGAACATTATATTGGTACGATTGACGGTGTCACTCCTGTAAAATCTGGCTTGATTTATGATTTAGCGTCTGTTTCCAAAGTAGTTGGCGTTGGAACAGTTATTATTTCTCTTTTATATCAAGGAAAATTAGAGTTGGATGCGCCTTTAGTGCGGTATTATCCTGATTTTCACGAGTCATCTGTAACCTTACGACAACTTTTGACACATAGTAGTGGGATAAATCCTTTTATCCCTAATCGTGATAATCTGAATGCAGCTGAGTTGAAAGAAGCCATTAATCACATTACTGTGGAGAGCAAGAAAGAGTTTCTTTACACAGATATCAATTTTCTTTTGCTTGGCTTTATGCTAGAAGAGATTTATGGCAAGTCACTTGATGTGATTTTTAAAGATGAAGTCTTTCAGCCTTTTGGCATGACAAATACTGGTTTTGGTCCAGTAAAAAATGCGGTGCCTACGGTTGCTGGCATCGGTGACGGGCTTGTTCATGACCCAAAAGCCAAGGTTCTTGGTGTTCATTCTGGTTCAGCAGGGTTATTTTCAAACCTGCAGGATTTAGAAAAGTTTTGTCAGCATTATCTAACAGATGATTTTGCGAGTGATATTTGGCAAAATTTCAGTCAAGCGAATAAAGAACGTTCGCTGGCATGGAATAAAGAGGGCGATTGGCTTGACCATACTGGTTACACAGGCACTTATGTGACAATCAATCGTAAGGAGCAAAAAGCTGCTATTTTTCTGACTAATCGTACATATGCTTATGATGATAGACCTCTGTGGATTGAGGAACGTCAGAGAATTTCACAATGGATTCAGCAGAATTATTAA
- a CDS encoding CppA N-terminal domain-containing protein, which produces MTLFDEVTFRHPVLRINNRDHNIEFYKKLGFKLVNEENAIAEFSTKQKNARFVIEESPAPDTHAVEGTKKVNKIVVKIPNADEVTAILGNGIAVERLFKGKNGYAFETLSPEGDLFLLHSEDDIQQLTEIDSVNFPKNDELKEVSDFSFESMTLNVADEAAARAFYNDVFEGQFPLDIQFVQAQGADLAVDPLETWDVEILECQVPDNYDLKALASFLENKGQTVYLDKKASVLVLSDPSNIEIWFIK; this is translated from the coding sequence ATGACTTTATTTGACGAAGTCACGTTTAGGCATCCCGTTTTGCGAATCAATAATCGTGACCACAACATTGAGTTTTATAAAAAATTAGGTTTTAAACTAGTTAACGAAGAAAATGCAATTGCTGAGTTTTCGACCAAACAAAAAAATGCTCGTTTTGTTATTGAAGAATCACCAGCGCCCGATACACATGCTGTTGAGGGAACAAAAAAAGTTAATAAGATTGTTGTTAAAATTCCGAATGCCGATGAAGTGACAGCTATCTTAGGAAATGGTATTGCTGTTGAGCGTCTCTTTAAAGGTAAAAATGGGTATGCCTTTGAAACGTTATCACCAGAAGGTGACCTTTTTCTTTTACATTCTGAAGATGATATTCAACAATTAACTGAAATCGATAGTGTCAATTTCCCTAAAAATGATGAGTTAAAAGAAGTTTCTGACTTTAGCTTCGAAAGTATGACACTTAACGTGGCTGATGAAGCAGCTGCGCGTGCTTTTTACAATGATGTCTTTGAAGGACAATTTCCGCTTGATATCCAATTTGTGCAAGCGCAAGGTGCAGATTTAGCCGTTGACCCGCTTGAAACTTGGGATGTGGAAATTTTAGAATGTCAAGTTCCTGACAATTATGATTTGAAAGCTTTGGCTAGCTTTTTAGAAAATAAAGGGCAAACTGTTTATTTGGATAAAAAAGCGAGTGTCTTAGTACTTTCTGACCCTAGCAATATTGAAATTTGGTTTATCAAATGA